From Roseofilum capinflatum BLCC-M114:
CTAATAGGGATTCAGTCATTGTTTTTTATGGGATGCTTGGATTGATATAGCAAACCTAAATGAGTTATGTAATAGCTGCCCCTCATCCCCCAGCCCCTTCTCCCGCAGGCGCTGCCCTGAGCGAAGTCGAAGGGAGAAGGGGAGCAGAAGTCCCTCTCCCGTGGGAGAGGGATTAGGGAGAGGGCATTTCCTGTTGCACAACTCATTTAGACTAGCTATAGTTTGAGCCTGACTCATGTTAGTTTCGACGATATCAGTATTGATGGACTGATACTGTATTCTATGCCTTCAGGGTTATCAATGTGCTGAGAGGCTTGCAGGATCTCGATCCCGACCACATTACCATGCTCATCGAAGTCTAGGATCATACCGGGTGTTTCTTCGTCACTTTCGGTAATCATTGCTTCTTTAAAGGTGATGCGTAGGATATCAACTTGGCGATCGTATTTGATTTTCATGGGTTCCTCCAATATTTTTGAATTTTACTGGTGCGATAAACTGTAACTACCAGTTGGGGATCGACAGTAATGTTAATAAAAACTCGTAGCAAGTATAGTTTCCCCGTACCAAAGTCCAGTTGAGATTGATAAATTGTAATATCTTCACTTTGTTTTAATGAGTTTTTCTAGTTTACTCATAGTTTCAAGGAGGGTTGGCTACAGTGTTCTAAAATCAGTTCGGCGGTTTTTTGCGGTTGCTCTAAGTGGGGGGTATGGCCCGATCGCTCGATCCAAATCAGTTTAGCCTGGGGGATGGCCTTCTCGAATTTGGCAGCATCAGCAGTGCCGAG
This genomic window contains:
- a CDS encoding DUF2283 domain-containing protein; amino-acid sequence: MKIKYDRQVDILRITFKEAMITESDEETPGMILDFDEHGNVVGIEILQASQHIDNPEGIEYSISPSILISSKLT